The following coding sequences lie in one Pararge aegeria chromosome 25, ilParAegt1.1, whole genome shotgun sequence genomic window:
- the LOC120634820 gene encoding WD repeat-containing protein 43 has protein sequence MAEAAFSEDGKYYSTISQDGRLRIWDTETNVLKQEYTPDLHLSSPPSCLQWISVSLTNSPQKGARRKSITEQEQYCLALGTSSGKILIYSVSQAKVETVLNQKDNNNKVVTLDWHRKYGLFSCTVNNLVQEWDLQSGSVRNKYNIKVVGINKQGNKISAIRIVPHNQDTTAKFLITASWQIRLWRLHNSTAEVVKCLGHNAAPRALLTVSTLNKACWLIEGSQTERLLSFWDITITQDQLQQTNHQNGDEATPSKKQRKKSISTPVIPTPQYNFVLEDAPRIIDVSLTEEETSTRLSLAAATRSGVVHYYGLTLNGESAKPIKPSLTIQVTTEDAQPLPLQCCRLSSTGDLLLGYTSGATLVFEKVIPDVKTKTQVLIRGESKPKDAKSKSKQNDSGGVQKNEVTYVEPMGGVSRKRATPGGKVEVSMEARLENLTVDIKSRSKTAVSHNLTKLLIQGLHSKDKGLILTVLQKDDPAVATSTVSNLPADYVPVLLEQLVDMATRRTSQCAAVCTWLNAVLRSHAALLLATVNSRTSDRLSQLLAIFTHRRSHLCQLLNLKGRLDLTVTQRGGGSEHVEQQPVLEYNDSSSDSEPEVGVYQSGSEHSWEDEVDGESPEGSHSDMSDDEADD, from the exons ATGGCAGAGGCCGCCTTTTCGGAGGACGGAAAATATTATTCTACAATCAGTCAAGACGGTAGATTAAGAATATGGGACACGGAAACCAATGTTCTCAAACAGGAATACACACCAGACCTACATTTATCATCACCACCATCTTGTTTACAATGGATCAGCGTCAGTTTAACTAAC AGTCCGCAGAAAGGTGCACGACGAAAATCTATAACCGAACAAGAGCAATACTGTCTAGCTTTAGGGACGTCTAGTGGAAAAATCCTTATATATTCAGTTAGCCAAGCTAAAGTGGAAACAGTCTTGAATCAAAAGGACAACAATAATAAAGTTGTTACTTTGGATTGGCATAGAAAATATGGCCTCTTTAGTTGTACTGTTAACAATTTAGTTCAGGAATGGGATTTACAGAGTGGATCAGTTAGAAATAAGTATAACATTAAAGTTGTTGGTATAAATAAGCAAGGAAATAAAATTAGTGCGATAAGGATAGTACCACACAATCAG gaCACAACTGCAAAATTCCTTATAACTGCATCATGGCAAATCAGATTATGGCGGCTCCATAATTCCACTGCGGAAGTAGTAAAATGTTTGGGCCACAATGCAGCCCCGAGGGCACTGCTGACTGTCAGCACTTTAAACAAGGCTTGCTGGCTTATTGAGGGATCACA AACCGAACGCCTTCTCTCATTCTGGGATATAACAATAACGCAAGACCAGTTACAACAAACAAACCACCAAAATGGCGATGAGGCGACCCCCAGTAAAAAACAGAGAAAGAAATCCATATCCACCCCAGTTATACCAACTCCGCAGTATAACTTCGTCCTGGAGGACGCTCCGAGGATAATAGACGTGAGTTTGACAGAAGAGGAAACCAGTACGAGATTGAGTTTGGCAGCAGCTACCCGAAGTGGAGTTGTACATTACTATGGACTTACTTTAAATGG GGAATCAGCTAAGCCAATAAAGCCATCGTTAACAATTCAAGTGACAACGGAGGACGCCCAGCCACTCCCTCTTCAATGCTGTAGGCTATCGTCCACCGGAGACCTTCTACTTGGATACACCAGCGGGGCAACACTTGTGTTCGAGAAAGTT ATTCCAGAcgtaaaaacaaaaactcaagtcCTCATACGTGGAGAATCCAAACCAAAAGACGCAAAGAGCAAATCGAAGCAAAATGACTCGGGTGGGGTGCAGAAAAACGAAGTCACTTATGTTGAACCCATGGGCGGGGTTAGCAGGAAGCGAGCTACGCCAGGCGGCAAA GTGGAAGTATCTATGGaggcacgtttagaaaatttgacgGTGGACATCAAAAGTCGCAGCAAAACCGCCGTCAGCCATAACTTAACTAAACTTTTAATACAAGGACTGCATTCTAAGGATAAAGG GTTAATATTAACGGTGCTACAAAAGGACGACCCAGCGGTGGCTACAAGCACGGTTTCCAACCTCCCAGCGGATTATGTACCGGTGTTGTTAGAGCAACTGGTGGATATGGCCACGAGAAGAACCAGCCA ATGCGCGGCTGTGTGCACGTGGCTGAACGCGGTGCTGAGGTCCCACGCGGCGTTACTCCTGGCCACCGTCAACTCCAGGACCTCGGACCGACTGTCGCAGCTACTGGCTATATTCACACACAG ACGCTCCCACCTGTGCCAGCTGTTGAACCTGAAGGGCCGGCTCGACCTCACCGTGACCCAGCGCGGCGGCGGCAGTGAGCATGTAGAACAGCAACCTGTTCTTGAGTACAATG ACTCTTCATCAGACTCGGAGCCCGAGGTGGGCGTGTACCAGTCGGGCAGCGAACACTCGTGGGAGGACGAAGTAGACGGCGAAAGCCCGGAGGGATCCCACAGCGACATGTCCGATGATGAGGCGGACGATTGA